Proteins encoded within one genomic window of Methanothrix harundinacea 6Ac:
- the pspAB gene encoding PspA-associated protein PspAB, translated as MRLKILDAILGKSTLPKSKLDRLFAMATARITLEASLGLAPSGSAGICLRPIDSSRYEAARSEIEALLHYSGQETGTTSRIEMDEYRYLWVVLEDRDFDDLVATVHLVSTTMTDHGLGEQLLCALYSFIGKNGPVYWIYSFKGGAYYPFAPKKGHDRDNALEFRLRSVMEPELPIEKDLEKWYPLWGIPI; from the coding sequence ATGAGGCTCAAGATCCTCGACGCAATCCTCGGAAAGAGCACGCTGCCGAAGTCGAAGCTCGATCGCCTCTTCGCCATGGCCACCGCCAGGATCACCCTGGAGGCGAGCCTCGGCCTAGCCCCTTCGGGCTCTGCGGGGATCTGCCTCAGGCCGATCGACTCCTCGAGGTACGAGGCGGCCCGGTCCGAGATCGAGGCTCTCCTCCATTACAGCGGCCAGGAGACGGGGACGACCTCCAGGATCGAGATGGACGAGTACCGGTACCTGTGGGTAGTTCTGGAGGACCGGGACTTCGACGACCTGGTGGCGACAGTCCACCTGGTGAGCACGACGATGACCGACCACGGCCTCGGCGAGCAGCTCCTATGCGCCCTCTACAGCTTTATTGGGAAAAACGGTCCCGTCTACTGGATATACAGCTTCAAGGGCGGGGCCTACTACCCCTTCGCCCCCAAAAAGGGGCATGATAGGGACAACGCCCTGGAGTTCCGGCTCAGGTCGGTGATGGAGCCGGAGCTGCCGATAGAGAAGGACCTGGAGAAGTGGTATCCCCTCTGGGGGATACCCATATAG
- the pspAA gene encoding PspA-associated protein PspAA → MIIRIMGEGQYRISSALLDDLNVIDNNIVERVAKEDEAGLKEELSRLIATIKAKGEPLDPKEIVESEVIVPPGDLTLAEAARVFRGSGLIED, encoded by the coding sequence ATGATCATCAGGATCATGGGGGAGGGGCAGTACCGGATATCGTCCGCCCTCCTCGACGACCTCAACGTCATCGACAACAACATCGTCGAACGCGTCGCGAAGGAGGACGAAGCTGGTCTTAAGGAGGAGCTGTCGAGGCTGATTGCCACGATCAAGGCGAAAGGGGAGCCTCTGGACCCCAAGGAGATCGTCGAGTCGGAGGTGATCGTCCCCCCCGGAGACCTCACCCTGGCGGAGGCGGCGAGGGTCTTCAGGGGCTCTGGCCTGATCGAGGATTGA
- the htpX gene encoding zinc metalloprotease HtpX → MKRKWQHDRGLEARMLFTILLLFLVYMAFLAILAYQGAGMVTMLAFVIIFMLVQYFFSDRLVLKSMGAKIVSERDEPQLHQMITRLCALADLPKPRIAVVNTSMPNAFATGRSPGNAVVAVTTGIMRQLNPAELEAVLAHELTHVKNRDVMVMTIASFLSTVAFFIVRYSLYFGGGGSSRNKGGIWVAFFASVVVWIASSLLIRALSRYREFAADRGAAVITGQPSNLASALMKISGVMPRIPKEDLRRAEGMNAFFIIPAVSSSSLMKLLSTHPPVEKRLAALQGMEQEMGAA, encoded by the coding sequence ATGAAACGAAAATGGCAGCACGACAGGGGACTGGAGGCTAGGATGCTCTTCACCATTCTCCTCCTCTTCCTCGTCTACATGGCCTTCCTGGCCATCCTGGCATACCAGGGGGCGGGAATGGTGACGATGCTCGCCTTCGTCATCATTTTTATGCTGGTTCAGTACTTCTTCTCCGACAGGCTCGTCCTCAAGAGCATGGGCGCAAAGATCGTATCCGAGAGGGACGAGCCCCAGCTTCACCAGATGATCACGAGGCTCTGCGCTCTGGCGGACCTGCCGAAGCCCCGGATAGCCGTCGTCAACACCTCGATGCCGAACGCCTTCGCCACCGGCAGGAGCCCGGGAAACGCGGTGGTGGCGGTGACCACCGGGATCATGCGGCAGCTCAACCCGGCGGAGCTGGAGGCGGTCCTGGCCCACGAGCTGACCCACGTCAAGAACCGGGACGTGATGGTGATGACGATCGCAAGCTTCCTCTCTACAGTGGCCTTCTTCATCGTCAGGTACTCCCTCTACTTCGGCGGCGGCGGCTCCAGCAGGAACAAGGGAGGGATCTGGGTCGCCTTCTTCGCCTCCGTCGTCGTCTGGATCGCCAGCAGTTTGTTGATCAGAGCCCTCTCGCGGTACAGGGAGTTCGCCGCCGACCGGGGTGCCGCCGTCATCACCGGCCAGCCCTCGAACCTCGCCTCGGCGCTGATGAAGATCAGCGGGGTGATGCCCCGGATACCGAAGGAAGACCTCCGGAGGGCGGAGGGTATGAACGCCTTCTTCATCATCCCCGCCGTCTCCAGCTCGTCGCTGATGAAACTCTTATCCACCCATCCCCCCGTGGAGAAGAGGTTAGCAGCCCTCCAGGGGATGGAGCAGGAGATGGGGGCGGCATGA